In Nitrospira sp., one DNA window encodes the following:
- the proB gene encoding glutamate 5-kinase has protein sequence MRDKLLIQAKRIVIKIGSSLIASRAEGLRPQQIERLADEIAGLRTEGREILVVSSGAIVSGIQKLQLKDYPKSLPVKQAAAAVGQSRLMWAYEKAFERLNIQVAQILLTHQDLADRRRFLNARHTLAALIGFGIVPIINENDTVAVDEIRVGDNDTLASEVAHLADADLLVILSDVDGLYTEDPRKNPSATLIPLITEITQDIDRLAGVSSTFEGTGGMATKLRAAKKVGEYGISTLVLNGERAGLLPAVLGGGPGGSLFLARERRLNSRKHWIAFTLRSRGQVHLDQGAVDALIKRGKSLLASGILQVTGSFDAGDPVSCLDTDGKEFARGLVNVSSDLLGQMKGLKTAAIHEQFGLQEYEEVIHRDNLVIL, from the coding sequence ATGCGAGACAAACTCTTAATACAGGCTAAGCGAATCGTCATCAAGATCGGCAGCAGCCTGATCGCTTCGCGCGCAGAAGGGCTGCGTCCGCAACAAATCGAGCGATTGGCTGATGAAATCGCCGGGCTCCGAACAGAGGGTCGAGAAATCCTGGTGGTCTCGTCCGGTGCCATCGTCTCCGGTATCCAAAAATTGCAGCTGAAGGATTACCCGAAAAGCCTCCCTGTTAAGCAGGCAGCGGCAGCCGTAGGGCAGAGCCGGCTCATGTGGGCCTATGAAAAAGCGTTTGAACGTCTCAATATTCAAGTGGCGCAGATACTGCTCACCCATCAGGATCTCGCTGATCGCCGCCGATTCCTTAACGCTCGCCATACACTCGCGGCCCTCATCGGGTTCGGCATCGTGCCCATCATCAATGAAAATGATACCGTCGCGGTCGATGAAATCAGGGTCGGCGACAACGACACCCTCGCGAGCGAAGTGGCTCACCTGGCCGATGCGGACTTGCTGGTGATTCTCTCCGATGTCGACGGACTATATACGGAAGATCCGAGGAAGAACCCATCGGCGACATTGATTCCCCTGATTACGGAGATTACCCAGGATATCGATCGTCTGGCAGGAGTTTCCAGCACATTCGAAGGGACAGGCGGAATGGCAACCAAGCTTCGAGCAGCCAAGAAAGTCGGCGAGTATGGAATCTCGACTTTAGTTCTTAATGGCGAGCGGGCCGGACTCCTCCCAGCGGTCCTTGGAGGTGGGCCCGGGGGAAGTCTCTTTCTCGCCCGGGAACGTCGGCTGAACAGCCGTAAACATTGGATCGCTTTTACGCTTCGCTCCCGCGGTCAGGTCCATCTCGACCAGGGGGCGGTCGATGCCTTGATCAAACGAGGGAAAAGTTTGTTGGCATCGGGCATCCTTCAGGTGACAGGATCATTTGATGCCGGTGATCCGGTCAGTTGTCTCGATACAGATGGAAAGGAATTCGCCAGAGGCCTGGTGAACGTTTCGTCCGACTTATTAGGTCAGATGAAAGGCCTCAAGACAGCGGCCATTCATGAGCAGTTCGGCCTCCAAGAGTATGAGGAAGTCATCCATCGAGACAACCTTGTCATTCTCTAA